One part of the Ochotona princeps isolate mOchPri1 chromosome 3, mOchPri1.hap1, whole genome shotgun sequence genome encodes these proteins:
- the TMEM45A gene encoding transmembrane protein 45A isoform X1 gives MGSFKGHALPGTFFFIMALWWSTKSILKHIFRKQKRTCYLGSKALFRRAEILEGTVLVCMALTGMTGEQFIPGGPYLTLYKEGQWNQLMGWHHFTMYFFFGLLGVSNILCFTISSIPVSLPRLMLSNALFVEAFIFYNHTHGRQMLDIFVHQLLFLVVFLTGVVAFIEFLTRNNVILELLRSSLTLLQATWFWQIGFVLYPPSGGPAWDLADHENSVFLTMCFCWHYALSFIIIGANYAFLTWLTSGSQLLRGSTASKKSTNIQGNPVPHVSSLPEPKEDYSLFLFQNSSDP, from the exons atggGGAGTTTCAAAGGTCATGCCCTCCCTGGAACCTTCTTCTTCATCATGGCTCTTTGGTGGAGCACCAAGAGTATCCTGAAGCATATCTTCAGAAAGCAAAAGCGGACCTGCTACCTGGGTTCCAAAGCCTTATTCCGTCGAGCAGAAATTTTGGAGGGGACTGTGTTAGTCTGCATGGCCTTAACTG GCATGACTGGGGAGCAGTTCATTCCTGGAGGACCCTACCTGACTTTATATAAAGAAGGCCAGTGGAACCAACTCATGGGCTGGCATCATTTCACCATGTATTTCTTCTTTGGCCTGCTGGGTGTATCCAACATCTTATGTTTCACCATCAGTTCAATTCCTGTCTCCTTACCCAGGCTAATGCTGTCAAATGCATTATTTGTGGAGG CTTTTATCTTCTACAACCACACTCACGGCCGGCAAATGCTGGACATCTTTGTGCATCAGCTGCTGTTCCTGGTGGTCTTTTTAACGGGCGTCGTTGCCTTCATAGAGTTCCTGACACGGAACAATGTGATTCTGGAGCTTCTGCGGTCTAGCCTCACTCTGCTACAGGCGACCTGGTTCTGGCAA ATAGGTTTTGTTCTTTATCCTCCTAGTGGAGGTCCGGCGTGGGATCTGGCAGATCATGAAAACAGTGTGTTTCTAACCATGTGCTTTTGCTGGCATTATGCACTATCCTTCATCATCATTGGAGCAAATTATGCTTTCCTCACATG GCTAACATCTGGGTCTCAACTCCTTAGGGGCTCGACTGCCTCCAAGAAGAGTACCAACATTCAAGGAAACCCAGTACCTCATGTCAGCTCCCTTCCAGAACCAAAAGAAGACTATAGTCTCTTCCTGTTTCAAAATTCTTCAGATCCTTGA
- the TMEM45A gene encoding transmembrane protein 45A isoform X2 has translation MGSFKGHALPGTFFFIMALWWSTKSILKHIFRKQKRTCYLGSKALFRRAEILEGTVLVCMALTGMTGEQFIPGGPYLTLYKEGQWNQLMGWHHFTMYFFFGLLGVSNILCFTISSIPVSLPRLMLSNALFVEAFIFYNHTHGRQMLDIFVHQLLFLVVFLTGVVAFIEFLTRNNVILELLRSSLTLLQATWFWQIGFVLYPPSGGPAWDLADHENSVFLTMCFCWHYALSFIIIGANYAFLTWFVKSRLKKLCPSEVGLLKNAEREQESEEEM, from the exons atggGGAGTTTCAAAGGTCATGCCCTCCCTGGAACCTTCTTCTTCATCATGGCTCTTTGGTGGAGCACCAAGAGTATCCTGAAGCATATCTTCAGAAAGCAAAAGCGGACCTGCTACCTGGGTTCCAAAGCCTTATTCCGTCGAGCAGAAATTTTGGAGGGGACTGTGTTAGTCTGCATGGCCTTAACTG GCATGACTGGGGAGCAGTTCATTCCTGGAGGACCCTACCTGACTTTATATAAAGAAGGCCAGTGGAACCAACTCATGGGCTGGCATCATTTCACCATGTATTTCTTCTTTGGCCTGCTGGGTGTATCCAACATCTTATGTTTCACCATCAGTTCAATTCCTGTCTCCTTACCCAGGCTAATGCTGTCAAATGCATTATTTGTGGAGG CTTTTATCTTCTACAACCACACTCACGGCCGGCAAATGCTGGACATCTTTGTGCATCAGCTGCTGTTCCTGGTGGTCTTTTTAACGGGCGTCGTTGCCTTCATAGAGTTCCTGACACGGAACAATGTGATTCTGGAGCTTCTGCGGTCTAGCCTCACTCTGCTACAGGCGACCTGGTTCTGGCAA ATAGGTTTTGTTCTTTATCCTCCTAGTGGAGGTCCGGCGTGGGATCTGGCAGATCATGAAAACAGTGTGTTTCTAACCATGTGCTTTTGCTGGCATTATGCACTATCCTTCATCATCATTGGAGCAAATTATGCTTTCCTCACATG GTTTGTGAAATCAAGACTTAAGAAGCTTTGCCCCTCAGAAGTTGGACTCCTGAAAAATGCTGAACGAGAACAAGAATCTGAAGAAGAGATGTGA